Within the Paenibacillus sp. AN1007 genome, the region TATTGTTAATTTTTTGTAAAGCGCAAGGATTTACAGCATGAACAGAGAATGTAAGTAAATAAATACCATATATGACAAAGGAAATTCTTATCTTCAACACCTCCGAATCCTTCGATTGTGACAAACCTTTCCCAATATAACTTCTCCTTTCGTTATAATAAGGCGAATTATTAACACTTTATGTTGAGTTGACCTAATTTAACCAAAAATTTACTATACATTCTTTGGAAATTTGATATAATTCTACCTAGGTCGACCTTCCAAATATGATAAAAAATAGTATTGGTGGGTTTTTATACATACCCAAGCTGTGTGCGAGAGACCAGTCCACTGGCTGTCCAGCAAGCTGGCATGCAAGGACCGACAATGGTGAAAAATGACAGCTGAGAAGTTACTGCTCGATGACGTTAGAAGGTTAAGTAATTGAAGCTAACCTTATTCCAATTTCGATGGAGGATGAAGCGCGTGAGCATTTTTGAAAAGCTGGAATCCAACGTAAGATCTTACTGCAGAAGCTTTCCGGTAGTATTCGACCGGGCCAAGGAAGACCTGTTATTTTCTGAAGATGGAAGAGGATATATTGATTTTTTTGCAGGCGCAGGAGCGCTGAATTACGGTCACAACAACGATTATATCAAGGATCAGATTCTTGATTACTTAACTTCAGATCGGATTATGCATGGTCTGGACATGTATACAATGGCCAAGCGGGAATTCATCCAAAGCTTCTCGGAGCGGATCCTGGAGCCGCGAAAGCTGAATTACAAAATCCAATTCTGTGGTCCAACGGGAACGAACGCGGTTGAAGCAGCCCTAAAACTTGCACGCAAGGCGAAGAAGAGATCTGGGATATTCGCATTCATGGGTGGGTTCCACGGCATGTCACTAGGCAGCCTGTCAGCGACAAGCTCCAAGTCTATGAGGGAAGGGGCCGGACTGCCTCTGAATGGAGTTACGTTTATGCCGCATCCGAGTGGTGCTTTTGCAGAAATGGATACACTGGGTTATATCGAAAATATCCTGACTGATTCGCACTCGGGAATCGACAAACCGGCTGCCATTCTGCTTGAAACCATACAAGCGGAGGGCGGAATTCATGTCGCCGACGTGCAGTGGCTGCGCGGACTACAGCAGCTGTGCCGCGATCACGATATCCTGCTCATTACCGACGAGATTCAAGTTGGATGCGGCCGGGCTGGTGAATTCTTCTCCTTTGAACGTGCGGGGATCGAACCTGATCTCGTTACCCTGTCAAAGTCAATCAGCGGTTACGGTCTGCCGATGTCCATCCTGCTGCTGAAGCCGGAATTGGATCTCTGGACACCAGGGGAGCACAATGGTACCTTCCGTGGCAATCAGCTTGCCTTTGTTGCTGCCAAAGCTGCACTTGAGTTCAGAGACAAAGTCTCCCTGGAAACTCAGGTGAAGCAGAAAGAAGAATTTGTGCGTTCGTTTCTTGAAAAAGAAATTAAAACTCTGCATCCATCCATTGCGATCCGCGGAATTGGCCTGATCTGGGGGATCGACGTCTCTGGCTTCATAGATGAAGCTGGGGCGAAACGTATGTCTGAGATTTGCTTTGAGAATGGGCTCATTATTGAGAGAGCCGGCAGAGGAGACCTCGTTCTGAAGATCATGCCTCCTCTGACTGTCACGATGGAGCATCTGACCGCTGGCTGCAGTATTATCAAGTCCAGTATGCAGCAGGTAATCTCTGAGGAGGATCAAAGATTGCTGGTAACAACCTAAACCTGTTTAAAGCGGGGGCTGACCGTCCCGAAAATACACCTATGTACCTTCTGGGTGCCGTGCGGCTCCGTTGTTGAGATAACGCTTTCATATTGTAGTTTTTTCTATGCTGCTGTTTATCCGTCAAGCAGCAAGAAATTCAGCGCAAGTCCAAGGGCTGTCCCGTTCATACCATACGGAGCATTCTTTGAGCCTCATGCTTTATCATTGTCACATCTAAACGTCAGTAGAGCTCATACCCCGCAGCTGGTCTCTTACTTAATCACATCAAGGCTGCGGGGAAATACGAAAAATCGTACATAGAGTGATTAATGCCCCTGTAACTTTGGCTTTGAACCAAGGCAGCTTCGGTGCCGAATCCGGAGGTGTGGTCTAATTCCTGATGGATTACCGGAACTCTGCAGCAAGTCCTGCATCGATAGGAGGAACATGCCTTGTCCACCCCCATAATCCAATTCCAAACCAAATGTTGAATCCAAAGCTGTCTTTGTGAAGACCGTCTGCAGTAGAGCTTACTGAAAGAAGAAGAGCCGGAAGCTGCTGTATCTCTTGCTTGAAATGATATCTTTGTTTTGTTCTATGTATGAGAGCTGAAGGGGAAAGCCGTCAGGCAAAGTTATTGCTGTATATATTTAACCGGGTAAACACAGCGGTTAACTCGTAAAATCTACTGACACTGTTGTCCCATGTTTAGAAAGAGGCGAGCTCTGCTGCGGCATAATGCTCCGCCGGATGGATTTTACCGATGAAGAGAGGGGAACGATCCAGGTGGCTTTTGAAAAAGAAACGTTGTTTTGGAACGATAAATTTGATGGCGAAGAGTATACCTTGACACGGATGCCTTACAGCAAAACTCCAAATTCTTTGGCGCCCGTTATGACAACCGTCAGCGGTTCGCTTTCGGAGGAAGTGGCCCAGCGTATCTATCAAATGAGCAGGGGGACTCCGCTGGCTGCTTTCATGATTTTGCTTGCTGGTGTTCAAGTGCTTCTACATAAATATACGGGTGCTTCTGAAATTCTGGTCGGCATGCCTATTGTGCGGAAACAGGCGGAGACACGGCGCTCCGTTAATCATACAGTTATTTTGAAAAACTCGCTTTTGGAAGGTACGACATTTAAAACAGTTCTAAGCAAGCTGAGAACTTCTTTACCAGAAGCGATCCAGCATCAGCATATTCCATTCTTGAAAATGACGGAAAAGCTGGACCTGCAGTATGCAGATGGGATACCTGTTGTGCATACGCTGGTTTCCCTTAGGGAGCTGCATCTGGATGAGACCTTGCAAAATGTTGTCGCGGATTGTTCCTTTCAATTCAGCTTAGTGGAAGGGAAGATACAGCTATTCCTTTCATATAACGAGCTTTTATATGATTCCGAGTTGATGACTCGAGTTGTAGGCCATCTGAATCGTCTGCTGGCCGTGGGGCTTCGAGAGCTGGAGATGGACATCCTGCGGGTGGACATGCTGTCGGAGGACGAGAAATTTCAACTGCTGCAGAGATTTAACGATACAAAGAAGGACTATCCTCGTGATCAGACGATTCATCAACTAGTGGAGGAGCAGGCAGGACGGGTGCCCGAAGCGACGGCGGTTGTATTTGAGGGACAGCGGCTTTCGTACGCGGAGTTGAATGAAAGGGCAAACCGACTGGCACGCACGCTGCGATTCCTCGGTGTGCAGTCCAATCAACTGGTAGGTTTAATGGTCAGGAGATCGCTGGAAACCGTCGTCGGCATGCTGGCAGTACTGAAAGCCGGTGGTGCCTATGTGCCTATTGATCCGGAATACCCGGAAGAACGCATCCGCTATATTCTGGAGAACTCCAACGCGCAGCTGCTGCTGACTCAAAAAGAGCTGAAGCAGCGGGTGCCTTTTGAAGGAACGGTATTGGCGCTGGATGATGAGCAGGCGTACAGCGATGATGGGACTAATCTGGAGCCAGCCAGTGGTCCAAATGATTTGGCATACGTCATCTATACGTCAGGTACGACAGGCAATCCCAAAGGGGTCATGCTGGAGCATCGGGGTTTGGTCAGCTTGAAGCTGATGTTTGCGGAGAAGCTGGGCATCACGGAACATGATCGCATCGTTCAATTTGCCAGTTTATCGTTTGATGCGTCCTGCTGGGAAGTGTTCAAAGCTCTTTATTTTGGTGCAGCACTATATATCCCGACGGCAGAGACGATTCTAGACAACCGCCTGTTCGAGAATTATATGAACGAACATGCAATTACGGCAGCTATTTTGCCTCCGACGTACAGTGCTTATTTGAATCCGGACAGCCTCCCCAGCTTAACGAAGCTCATAACGGGCGGATCGGCAGTATCGGCCGAATTCGTACAGCAGTGGAAATCGAAGGTCCACTATTTTAATGCTTACGGACCCACCGAAGCTTCTATCGTCACAACGCTTTGGGATGCTGATGAGGAGCAGCCAGAGCGCAGGATCATTCCGATCGGCCGCCCGCTGGCCAATCACCAGATTTTTATTCTAGATACTCACCTCCAGCTTGTCCCTCGGGGAGTGGAAGGCGAGCTGTGTGTGGCAGGTGTTGGCCTTGCGAGAGGTTACCTGAACCTTCCGGAGCTGACAGCGGAAAAGTTCGTGGAACATCCGTTTGAGCCGGGAGAACGTCTTTACCGGACAGGAGACCTCGCACGCTGGCTGCCGGACGGAAATATTGAGTACATGGGCCGAATCGACCATCAAGTGAAAATCCGTGGATTTCGGATCGAAATTGGCGAGATTGAGGAGCAACTTCTAAAGATTGACTCCGTGCAGGAAACAATCGTCATTGCGAGGGATGGTAAAAGCGGGCAAGAACTGTGCGCATACCTGGTCGCGGGCGACGCGCTTACGCTTGACGAGTTGAGAAGAACGTTGGCAAAAAAAATGCCGAATTATATGATTCCGGCACATTTTGTTCAGCTTCCGCAGATGCCGCTTACACCAAACGATAAAATTGATCGCAAGGCATTGCCCGATCCCGAAGGCATCGCGCTTACCGGCGGTGAGTACGCAGCTCCGCGCAATGAAGCTGAGCAGACGCTTGCTGATGTCTGGCAGGCGGTATTGAACACCGATCGTGTTGGAATAACGGATCATTTTTTCGAGCTGGGTGGAGACTCGATCAAGTCCATTCAGGTTTCCTCACGGCTTCATCAAGCCGGTTACAAGCTGGAAATCCGGGATTTGTTTAAATATCCGACGATCTCGCAGCTCAGCCTGCATGTGAAGCCGATTGGGCGTACGATTGATCAAGGGGAAATAACGGGTGAAACGGTGCTGACGCCTATTCAGCATTGGTTTTTCGAGAGCGCCTTCGCGGATCAGCATCATTTCAACCAATCAGTGATGCTGTACCGGAAGGAACGTTTCAGCGAAGAGACTGTGTGCCAAGTGCTGCAGAAGCTGGCCGAGCATCATGATGCCTTGCGGATGGTGTTCTGCAAGACCGAACAGGGATTTATCGTGCGGAACCGCGCAGTTCAGGAAGGCGAGCTGTTCACGCTGGACGTATTTGACTTACAGGATGCGGACAACACTTCGCAGGCTGTGGAAGAGAAAGCAGCAAATATTCAAGCTGGTATCGATTTAGAGAACGGCCCCCTCGTTAAGGCGGGATTGTTCCGATGCATGGACGGCGATCACTTGCTGCTTGCGGTTCATCATGCTGTGGTGGACGGCGTGTCCTGGCGTATTTTAATGGAGGATTTCGCTCTGGGTTACGAGCAGGCTGGGCAAAGTAAGGAAATTCGTTTCCCGGCGAAAACGGATGCATACCGTACGTGGTCCGAGCAGCTGGCGGCTTATGCAAACAGCCCGGAGATGACAAAGGAACGAACCTATTGGCAGGCCGTGGAACAAATTGAAGTTCCGACCGTGCCGAAGGATATGGAAGTGCACGTTACGACGCAGCAGGACAGCGAATCGCTGTTTGTGCATTTGACCCCAGAAGAAACTGAACTGCTGCTGAAGCGGGTTCACCGAGCCTATAACACCGAAATGAATGATATTTTGGTAACGGCGCTCGGCATCGCCATTCGAAAGTGGTCGGGACACGAACGGGTGCGAATTAATCTCGAGGGGCACGGACGTGAATCAATCGGAACAGATATCGACATCACACGCACCGTTGGCTGGTTTACAACGAAGTTTCCAGTCGTCCTGGAGACTGAACCCGACCGAGATACCGCCTATCAGATCAAACAGGTCAAGGAAAGCCTGCGCCGTATTCCGAATAAAGGGCTTGGATATGGTGTCTGCCGCTATCTCTCCAAATCGGAGGATCATTTTGTCTGGGGGGCAGAGCCGGAAATCAATTTTAACTATCTCGGCCAGTTCGACGATGATGTCAATCAGGACGAGATCAGCATATCTCCTTATTCCAGCGGCAGCCCGACCAGTGACCGTCAGGCCCGCAGCTTTGTGCTGGATATTAACGGTATGGTGCTGGACGGCGTTTTATCTCTCGATCTCAGCTACAGCCTGAAGCAGTATCGTAAAGAGACAATAGAGACTTTTGCTCAGTACTTTGAGCAGAGTCTTCGAGAGCTCATAGCCCACTGTGCAGGAAAAGAAAAGACCGAATTGACGCCAAGTGACTTGCAGTTCAAAGGTCTGACTATTGCAGAGCTGGAGCAGCTCACCCTGCATTCAGGACATCGAGGTGAAATAGAAAATATTTATTCACTTACGCCGATGCAGAAAGGCATGTGGTTCCACAGCTCGCTTGATCGGCAAAACGCCGCTTACTTCGAGCAGACTCGGTTCACGATGCGCGGGGCACTTGATGTCCAGCTTTTCGAGAGAAGTTGGATGGAGCTGGCAAAACGACATCGGGTACTGCGGGCGAATTTTGTCAAAGGACCAGCGGGAGAGCCGCTGCAAGTGATATACCGGAACAAGCCGGTCGGATTTCAATATGAAGAGCTTCTTGATCTGCGGCTGGATGAGAAACAAGCGTATTTGAATAAAAAAGCCGAGGATGACAAGCTCCGCGGGTTCGACATGGAACATGATCCACTTGTTCGCTTTACAATCCTGCGTACCGAAGATGAAAGTTATCATGTGCTGTGGAGCTTCCAGCATATTCTGATGGACGGCTGGTGTCTGGCACAGCTGACGCAGGAGCTTTTTGAGACGTACTCGAATCTAGCATCCGGCAAACCGTTAGCGGAAGATAACGGGGCGGATTATGACGCCTATATCGAATGGCTGGAGAAGCAGGACGAACAGGCCGCAGCCGCTTATTGGACGGAATTCCTGACAGGTTATGAAGGACAAACCGTACTGCCAGGACAAAAGGAAGCTGTGCTCAATGACAAATTTACGGCTGATCATGTTACGGCCGAGCTGGGCAGGGAGCTTAGCCGGCGGATGGATCGGGTGGCGAGAGGGCACCAGATTACGGTCAATACGCTGCTGCAGGCAGCATGGGGTGTACTGCTGCAAAAATATAACGGAACAAACGATGCCGTATTCGGCAGCGTGGTGGCAGGAAGACCGGCTGAAATTCCGGGTGTCGAGTCCATGATCGGTCTGTTCATCAATACAGTACCTGTCCGTGTCTCGAGCGAAGCGGACACCTTGTTCGCCGATTTGATGACGAAAATGCAAGAGCGAGCGCTGGAGTCCGGACGTTATGAGTATTACCCGCTGTACGAAATTCAAGCTCGCAGCGTGCAGAAACAGAATTTGATCAATCATATCATTGCCTTTGAGAACTATCCGGTGGACGAGCAGATGGAGAAGGCGGGAGACCAGCAGCACGGCGACCTGACAATTGCTGACGTTCAGATGGAGGAGCAGACAAACTATAACTTCAATGTGACCGTGGCGCCGGGAGACGAGATCGAAATTCGGTTTGACTTTAATGCCGAAGTGTTTGATAAAGACAGCATTGAGCGGCTTAAGGGGCATCTCGTGCATCTGCTGGAGCAGGTGACGGCTAACCCGGAGATTACTGTGGGTGAGCTTGAACTTGTGACAGAGGCAGAAAAAGTTGATCTGCTTGAACGCTTTAACGACA harbors:
- the ectB gene encoding diaminobutyrate--2-oxoglutarate transaminase produces the protein MSIFEKLESNVRSYCRSFPVVFDRAKEDLLFSEDGRGYIDFFAGAGALNYGHNNDYIKDQILDYLTSDRIMHGLDMYTMAKREFIQSFSERILEPRKLNYKIQFCGPTGTNAVEAALKLARKAKKRSGIFAFMGGFHGMSLGSLSATSSKSMREGAGLPLNGVTFMPHPSGAFAEMDTLGYIENILTDSHSGIDKPAAILLETIQAEGGIHVADVQWLRGLQQLCRDHDILLITDEIQVGCGRAGEFFSFERAGIEPDLVTLSKSISGYGLPMSILLLKPELDLWTPGEHNGTFRGNQLAFVAAKAALEFRDKVSLETQVKQKEEFVRSFLEKEIKTLHPSIAIRGIGLIWGIDVSGFIDEAGAKRMSEICFENGLIIERAGRGDLVLKIMPPLTVTMEHLTAGCSIIKSSMQQVISEEDQRLLVTT